The following coding sequences lie in one Rutidosis leptorrhynchoides isolate AG116_Rl617_1_P2 chromosome 4, CSIRO_AGI_Rlap_v1, whole genome shotgun sequence genomic window:
- the LOC139842313 gene encoding uncharacterized protein encodes MKLLQDFKFGYRDTDSWKCNFQTNGLFSLSRLKLLIDEKLLPNSLTAYETERNNLMPQKIGVFIWRVRQNRIPVRTKLEKRGIDLDSLRCPVCDNDIETVDHILLHCSFAKDVWNMVYRWWNIGNMSHLNLERMFCGIKYLNRPNISSKVWQAIEWFTGYSIWLNRNQTIFRKKKGIGPTVLNEIQIKTFEWISKRSWKFKLEWSQWLINPSSFDEHG; translated from the coding sequence ATGAAGCTGCTGCAAGATTTTAAGTTTGGATACAGAGATACTGACTCTTGGAAGTGTAACTTTCAAACTAATGGTTTATTTTCTTTATCTAGACTTAAGCTTTTAATTGATGAAAAACTTCTGCCAAACTCCTTAACAGCTTACGAAACTGAACGAAACAATCTTATGCCACAAAAAATTGGTGTTTTTATATGGCGTGTTCGTCAAAACAGAATACCGGTGCGTACTAAATTGGAAAAACGTGGCATCGATCTTGACTCTTTGAGATGCCCTGTCTGTGACAATGATATCGAAACTGTCGATCATATTTTGCTACACTGCTCATTCGCCAAAGACGTGTGGAATATGGTGTATCGGTGGTGGAATATAGGCAACATGTCTCATCTCAACTTGGAAAGAATGTTCTGTGGAATCAAATATTTAAATAGACCGAACATTTCTTCAAAAGTGTGGCAAGCAATTGAATGGTTTACTGGGTATTCGATTTGGCTCAATCGGAATCAGACCATATTTAGAAAGAAAAAGGGAATTGGTCCAACGGTGCTTAATGAGATTCAAATCAAAACGTTTGAATGGATTTCAAAGCGATCATGGAAGTTCAAGTTAGAATGGAGTCAATGGTTAATCAACCCAAGCTCTTTCGATGAGCATGGTTGA